Proteins from one Fragaria vesca subsp. vesca linkage group LG6, FraVesHawaii_1.0, whole genome shotgun sequence genomic window:
- the LOC101298442 gene encoding uncharacterized protein LOC101298442 isoform 2 — MIIASATGERPEREPEREREREKAGDQRDRRERKLKKVMDGGDGWHVAAGGVGPQDKTIINRIMLRFRPIAPKPVPGGSSSGESLPESTNRSSYSPCKRAKRKYIRNKKSNRSSTGLTGDPQEPIIIDSTAITLQLLPVETASGDISGARSWLSLDRAVEETAHLTSSWVNARPFNGWDAAAGSERSMAVAAAPAPVVVVESRVTVESVTDTCMDVRGLGCTDEEKVRSLERDTCPGFISDGFNRVEWVNEAYKEMVSRQGQHQLPEVRVWLVTKAELPGKGNPAFSCRVRLQHSGEKEKCSKMVPCDVWRLEEGGGLAWRLDMKAALSLGL; from the coding sequence ATGATTATCGCTTCAGCAACCGGAGAGAGACCAGAGAGAGAACCAGAGAGAGAGAGAGAGAGGGAGAAAGCCGGAGATCAGAGAGATCGTCGGGAGAGGAAGCTGAAGAAGGTGATGGACGGCGGAGATGGATGGCACGTGGCAGCCGGCGGTGTAGGACCGCAAGACAAAACGATAATCAACCGGATAATGCTCAGATTCCGTCCAATCGCACCCAAACCGGTCCCCGGAGGTTCCTCTTCAGGTGAGAGTCTCCCGGAGAGTACGAACAGAAGCTCGTACTCTCCGTGTAAGAGAGCCAAGAGGAAGTACATTCGTAACAAGAAAAGTAACAGATCTTCCACCGGACTGACCGGAGATCCACAAGAACCTATCATCATAGACTCGACCGCCATCACTCTCCAGCTGTTGCCCGTAGAAACAGCCTCCGGCGACATATCCGGTGCTAGATCTTGGTTAAGTCTTGACCGGGCGGTAGAGGAAACCGCACACCTAACTTCTTCTTGGGTGAACGCGAGGCCCTTCAACGGCTGGGATGCGGCGGCGGGATCTGAACGGAGCATGGCGGTGGCAGCGGCGCCGGCGCCGGTGGTGGTTGTGGAGTCGCGGGTGACGGTGGAAAGCGTGACGGACACGTGCATGGATGTGCGAGGGTTAGGTTGTACGGACGAGGAGAAAGTGAGGAGTTTGGAGAGGGACACGTGTCCGGGGTTTATATCAGACGGTTTTAACAGAGTTGAGTGGGTGAACGAGGCCTATAAAGAAATGGTGAGTAGGCAAGGGCAGCATCAGTTACCGGAGGTGAGGGTTTGGCTGGTGACGAAGGCGGAGTTGCCGGGAAAGGGGAACCCGGCGTTCAGTTGCAGGGTGAGGCTGCAGCACAGTGGGGAAAAGGAGAAGTGTTCGAAAATGGTGCCGTGTGATGTGTGGAGGTTGGAGGAGGGTGGTGGGTTGGCTTGGAGGCTGGACATGAAGGCTGCGCTAAGTTTGGGTCTTTAA